In Ornithorhynchus anatinus isolate Pmale09 chromosome 17, mOrnAna1.pri.v4, whole genome shotgun sequence, the following proteins share a genomic window:
- the LOC100075510 gene encoding gem-associated protein 4 translates to MEPGSSNVCKETTVLQGGFLLAEKLFSPKALTELKKSDWEQVGQPIIDCFRELTLAVAHSLPAHTQSWKKKALIIIWAKVLQPTPITPLDTEDRWLEEIFFAEGGTIPNINHAVLFELLKTLEEPELFVELLLALPADVQRAELERFVEHVTEDTSSEDVTFFLDVWRETMREKREQEDNLALQFGSLVESYLSSSSDSMPPPKRFKADPDACLALPLLAMLVEGLNKIQSGITSPELKCYALANLADTLTLFAPMGADSRPLSAVPYLDKMATVISIWNSDRQNPHYRRGLAEKVKEAERDVSLTAIDKPPRENLLVGWGLLNSLLERWGKELQASLSGSQGVSYGIFRLRDSLESLNWSLGQFLKSNGLGRAERQVASGLEENIQDFLKKAHLGPRCRGSEESLRAAVAMAVIEQKMDRHKEMCHLFASEQKWAFSEEWIDCLVQNGALFHDPDLVSKLLETTAATVGVTDGKIPESQVEVVTTVILDCYAELSLPDKNKVLSRVLTSWGRQGLSKHFGSYKTGLQKELNRAFSHIKLNVSQKNLAKAVSSVARLAVLHPEATLKTLCRLAVFNVDTHVILAQILSAFPSLRFTEGEEGTSGPSLLVDCLKDGVWGKLSSVKEEKQFLELLNYLMDSPSEPAGSSAAPLLAPKEAIEVFVAPYLAADFVRVELSLKILGRALAAGRDASWLESCFPFPLLFALCQLLDGYTRFWERAETKRHLSLDSKDLVVHNLETLSGLLLAKGEPSRPETWTKSLSWLRRKVARLDWTVGLRLREIFGGRFECEVPATLFETCRLPEGEWTSRPLPAYGPGTGLLAWMECCCASAATRRLMLALLAVGADGPDEVSFFSKGFLVALVQVLPWCSPGEWESLQRVTRSLLERQLLHVPYGLEYVRFMPLLNLKPFAQDLQMSALLLRSFQFLCGPSCASWLPPDGWHHVVRLTVTGLNGLLESVRRRSACPPSPGQESGLVQEALFVYIQMFCHVLHIMAMLPQGVGDPLFVLVLELLSSYEALSKADLSASSLLRRANERHFLLSIAESVGPEEQRKTLLQRISNF, encoded by the exons ATGGAGCCCG GATCCTCAAATGTCTGTAAGGAAACAACCGTTCTGCAGGGGGGTTTCTTGTTGGCAGAGAAGCTGTTCAGTCCTAAGGCCTTGACAGAATTGAAAAAGTCTGACTGGGAACAGGTTGGGCAACCAATCATCGATTGCTTTAGGGAGCTCACCTTAGCTGTCGcccattccctccctgcccacacccagtCTTGGAAGAAAAAGGCTCTGATCATCATCTGGGCCAAGGTCCTTCAACCCACCCCTATAACTCCCTTGGACACCGAGGATCGATGGCTGGAGGAGATCTTCTTTGCGGAGGGAGGCACCATCCCCAACATCAATCACGCTGTCCTGTTTGAGCTCCTCAAGACCCTAGAAGAGCCAGAACTATTCGTCGAGCTCCTGCTGGCACTGCCAGCCGATGTCCAGCGAGCAGAACTGGAGCGCTTTGTGGAGCACGTGACCGAAGACACGTCCTCGGAAGACGTGACCTTCTTCCTGGATGTCTGGAGGGAAacgatgagggagaagagagaacaagAAGACAACCTGgccttgcagtttgggtccctggTTGAGTCGTATCTGTCATCTTCTAGTGATTCGATGCCCCCGCCCAAGAGGTTCAAGGCTGACCCAGATGCCTGCCTCGCCCTTCCCCTTCTGGCCATGCTGGTAGAAGGGCTGAACAAGATCCAAAGCGGCATCACGTCACCCGAGCTGAAGTGCTACGCCCTGGCCAACCTGGCCGACACGTTGACCTTGTTTGCCCCGATGGGGGCGGACAGTCGGCCGTTGTCGGCCGTGCCGTATCTGGACAAGATGGCTACGGTCATCAGCATTTGGAACTCGGACCGCCAGAACCCTCACTACCGACGGGGGCTGGCCGAGAAGGTGAAAGAGGCCGAGAGAGACGTCAGTCTGACCGCGATAGACAAGCCGCCCAGGGAGAATCTCTTGGTGGGCTGGGGTTTACTGAACAGCTTGCTCGAACGGTgggggaaggagttgcaggcCTCGCTTAGCGGAAGCCAGGGAGTGAGTTATGGGATCTTCCGGCTGCGAGACAGCTTGGAGTCTCTGAACTGGAGCCTAGGGCAATTTTTGAAATCTAACGGCCTAGGCAGGGCCGAGAGGCAGGTGGCCTCCGGTCTAGAGGAGAATATCCAGGACTTCCTGAAGAAAGCCCATTTGGGACCAAGATGCCGGGGCTCGGAGGAGAGCCTCAGAGCCGCGGTCGCCATGGCAGTCATCGAGCAGAAGATGGACCGGCACAAAGAGATGTGCCACCTCTTTGCTTCGGAGCAAAAGTGGGCCTTCTCGGAGGAGTGGATAGACTGTCTGGTTCAAAACGGAGCGCTGTTCCACGATCCGGATCTGGTGTCGAAACTGTTGGAAACCACTGCAGCAACCGTCGGCGTGACTGACGGGAAGATTCCCGAGTCTCAGGTTGAAGTGGTGACCACGGTGATCTTAGACTGTTACGCTGAGCTCTCGCTGCCAGATAAAAATAAAGTGCTCTCGCGTGTCCTGACTTCCTGGGGGAGGCAGGGTCTCTCCAAGCACTTCGGGTCTTATAAGACAGGCTTACAGAAAGAACTGAATAGAGCTTTCAGTCATATCAAACTTAACGTCTCCCAGAAGAATCTAGCTAAAGCCGTTTCCTCTGTAGCCCGGCTGGCCGTACTTCATCCGGAAGCCACCCTGAAGACGCTCTGTAGACTCGCCGTGTTCAACGTCGATACTCACGTGATCCTGGCCCAGATTCTGAgcgccttcccttccctcaggttcactgagggagaagagggcaccTCCGGCCCTTCTCTGCTAGTGGATTGTCTCAAAGACGGCGTGTGGGGGAAGCTTTCTTCAGTCAAGGAGGAGAAACAGTTTCTGGAGTTATTAAACTACCTGATGGATTCCCCCTCCGAGCCGGCAGGCAGCTCCGCGGCGCCTCTGCTCGCTCCCAAAGAGGCGATCGAGGTGTTTGTCGCCCCTTATCTGGCGGCGGACTTCGTGCGAGTGGAGCTGAGCCTGAAGATCCTCGGCCGGGCGCTGGCAGCCGGCCGCGACGCGTCCTGGCTCGAGtcctgcttcccctttcccctcctcttcgccCTGTGCCAGCTGCTGGACGGCTACACCAGGTTCTGGGAGCGGGCCGAGACCAAGCGGCACCTCTCTCTGGACTCCAAGGACCTGGTGGTCCACAACCTGGAGACGCTGAGTGGGCTCCTGCTGGCCAAGGGCGAGCCCTCGCGCCCGGAGACCTGGACTAAGTCCCTGTCCTGGCTGCGGCGGAAGGTCGCCCGCCTGGACTGGACGGTCGGCCTGAGGCTGCGCGAGATCTTCGGGGGCCGCTTCGAGTGCGAGGTGCCGGCCACCCTCTTCGAAACCTGCCGGCTCCCGGAGGGGGAGTGGACCTCGCGGCCCCTCCCGGCCTACGGCCCGGGCACCGGGCTGCTGGCCTGGATGGAGTGCTGCTGCGCCTCGGCGGCCACCCGCCGGCTGATGCTCGCCCTCCTGGCCGTCGGCGCGGACGGCCCCGACGAGGTCAGCTTCTTCAGCAAGGGCTTCCTGGTGGCCTTGGTGCAGGTCCTGCCCTGGTGCAGCCCCGGCGAGTGGGAGTCCCTCCAGCGGGTGACCAGGAGCCTGCTGGAGAGGCAGCTCCTGCACGTCCCGTACGGGCTGGAGTACGTCCGCTTTATGCCGCTGCTCAACCTGAAGCCCTTCGCCCAGGACCTCCAGATGTCGGCGCTCCTCCTGAGGAGTTTTCAGTTCCTCTGCGGCCCCAGCTGCGCCTCCTGGCTCCCCCCGGACGGGTGGCATCACGTCGTCAGGCTGACGGTCACCGGCCTGAACGGCCTGCTGGAGTCGGTCAGGCGACGGTCGGCCTGCCCCCCGAGCCCGGGGCAGGAGAGCGGCCTGGTGCAGGAAGCCCTGTTTGTGTACATCCAGATGTTCTGCCACGTCCTTCACATCATGGCCATGCTGCCCCAGGGGGTGGGCGATCCGCTCTTCGTGCTGGTCCTGGAGCTCCTCTCCTCCTACGAAGCCCTGAGCAAGGCCGATCTCTCAGCCAGCTCCTTGCTCCGGAGAGCAAACGAGCGGCACTTCCTGCTGTCGATTGCCGAAAGCGTTGGTCCCGAGGAGCAGCGCAAGACGCTGCTGCAGAGGATAAGCAACTTCTGA
- the LOC100075469 gene encoding gem-associated protein 4-like: MDWLLRESGPFDICRETTVLRGGFLLAEKLCCPKAVAELQKADWQRVGRPILSAVAEITSAAFRARPSLLQSWKKNILIIVWTKIFKPSPVTPADIETWWQEDVFFAVGNMIPDVNHTILFELFKTLGEPGFFVEVLLALPAGAQRGELERFVEHVAKDTSSEDVTFFLDVWREMMKQKRRQPHSLVLQFGLLVRTYLSLSDEEEPEACPTLPLLAVLAEGLNKIQNSITSPELKCYALANLADMLTVFAPTGADSRPLSAVLYLDKMATVINIWNSDRQNPHYRRGLAEKVKEAERDVSLTAIDKLPKETLLVGWGFLLGLLQQWGTELQATLSGSQRANYGIFRLGDSLGSLSRSLGQFLTSSDIDEAERQTASRLEESIEDFLKKAHSEPRCQGSEESLRAAVAMAIIEQKMDRHKEMCHLFASEQKWAFSEEWIDCLVQNGALFHDPDLVSKLLETTATVVDVTDGKIPESQVEVVTTVILDCYAELSLPDKNKVLSGVLTSWGRQGLSKKLVAYTEGFQKELNTVFNQITQSVSEQGVAKAISSIARLAVLHPEATLKMLCRLAVFNVGTHVFLAQILSAFPSLSFSEGEEGTSGPSLLVDCLKDGVWGKLSSVKEEKQFLELLNYLMDPPSEPAGSSAAPLLAPKEAIEVFVAPYLAADFVRVELSLKILGRALAAGRDASWLESCFPFPLLFALCQLLDGYTRFWERAETKRHLSLDSKDLVVHNLETLSGLLLAKGEPSRPETWTKSLSWLRRKVARLDWTVGLRLREIFGGRFECEVPATLFETCRLPEGEWTSRPLPAYGPGTGLLAWMECCCASAATRRLMLALLAVGADGPDEVSFFSKGFLVALVQVLPWCSPGEWDSLQRVTRSLLERQLLHVPYGLEYVRFMPLLNLKPFAQDLQMSALLLRSFQFLCGPSCASWLPPDGWHHVVRLTVTGLNGLLESVRRRSACPPSPGQESGLVQEALFVYIQMFCHVLHIMAMLPQGVGDPLFVLVLELLSSYEALSKADLSASSLLRRANERHFLLSIAENVGPEEQRKTLLQKISNL, from the exons ATGGACTGGCTTCTCCGGGAGAGCG GACCTTTCGATATCTGCCGTGAGACCACCGTGTTACGGGGAGGGTTCCTGTTGGCTGAAAAGCTGTGCTGCCCAAAGGCTGTGGCAGAGCTGCAGAAGGCCGACTGGCAGCGGGTTGGGCGGCCAATCCTCAGCGCCGTCGCGGAGATCACCTCGGCCGCCTTCCGGGCACGACCCAGCCTCCTCCAGTCTTGGAAGAAGAACATCTTGATCATCGTATGGACCAAAATCTTTAAGCCCAGTCCCGTAACTCCCGCAGACATTGAAACTTGGTGGCAAGAAGACGTCTTCTTTGCAGTGGGGAATATGATCCCCGATGTCAACCACACCATCCTTTTTGAGCTCTTTAAGAccctgggggagccgggattcttcGTCGAGGTCCTGCTGGCACTGCCCGCCGGTGCGCAGCGCGGGGAACTGGAGCGGTTTGTGGAGCACGTGGCCAAAGACACGTCCTCGGAAGATGTGACCTTCTTCCTGGACGTCTGGAGGGAAATgatgaagcagaagagaaggcagCCACACAGCCTGGTTTTGCAGTTTGGGTTGCTGGTCCGAACGTATCTGTCGCTCTCCGATGAGGAAGAACCAGAGGCCTGTCCGACTCTTCCCCTGCTGGCTGTGCTGGCGGAAGGACTCAACAAGATCCAAAACAGCATCACGTCACCCGAGTTAAAGTGCTACGCCCTGGCCAACCTGGCCGACATGTTGACCGTGTTTGCCCCGACGGGGGCGGACAGTCGGCCGTTGTCCGCTGTGCTGTATCTGGACAAGATGGCCACCGTCATCAACATTTGGAACTCGGACCGCCAGAACCCTCACTACCGACGGGGGCTGGCCGAGAAGGTGAAAGAGGCCGAGAGAGACGTCAGTCTGACCGCGATAGACAAGCTCCCCAAGGAGACGCTCTTGGTGGGCTGGGGTTTCCTGCTCGGATTGCTTCAACAGTGGGGGACGGAGCTGCAGGCCACGCTTAGCGGAAGCCAGAGAGCGAACTACGGGATCTTCCGGCTGGGAGACAGCTTGGGGTCTTTGAGCCGGAGCCTAGGGCAGTTCCTGACATCTAGTGACATCGACGAGGCCGAGAGGCAGACGGCCTCCAGGCTGGAGGAGAGCATCGAGGACTTCTTGAAGAAAGCCCATTCGGAACCGAGATGCCAGGGCTCGGAGGAGAGCCTCAGAGCCGCGGTCGCCATGGCAATCATCGAGCAGAAGATGGACCGGCACAAGGAGATGTGCCACCTCTTTGCTTCGGAGCAGAAGTGGGCCTTCTCGGAGGAGTGGATAGACTGTCTGGTTCAAAACGGAGCGCTGTTCCACGATCCGGATCTGGTGTCGAAACTGTTGGAAACCACCGCGACAGTTGTCGACGTGACTGACGGGAAGATTCCCGAGTCTCAGGTTGAAGTGGTGACCACGGTGATCTTAGACTGTTACGCTGAGCTCTCGCTGCCAGATAAAAATAAAGTGCTCTCGGGTGTCCTGACTTCCTGGGGAAGGCAGGGTCTCTCCAAGAAGCTTGTGGCCTACACAGAGGGTTTTCAGAAAGAGCTGAATACAGTTTTCAATCAGATAACACAGAGTGTCTCAGAACAGGGTGTAGCTAAAGCCATTTCTTCCATAGCCCGGCTGGCCGTGCTTCATCCGGAAGCCACCCTGAAGATGCTCTGTAGACTCGCCGTGTTCAACGTCGGTACTCACGTTTTCCTGGCCCAGATTCTGAgcgccttcccctccctcagtttcagtgagggagaagagggcaccTCCGGCCCTTCTCTGCTAGTGGATTGTCTCAAAGACGGCGTGTGGGGGAAGCTTTCTTCAGTCAAGGAGGAGAAACAGTTTCTGGAGTTATTAAACTACCTGATGGATCCCCCCTCCGAGCCGGCAGGCAGCTCCGCGGCGCCTCTGCTCGCTCCCAAAGAGGCGATCGAGGTGTTTGTCGCCCCTTATCTGGCGGCGGACTTCGTGCGAGTGGAGCTGAGCCTGAAGATCCTCGGCCGGGCGCTGGCAGCCGGCCGCGACGCGTCCTGGCTCGAGtcctgcttcccctttcccctcctcttcgccCTGTGCCAGCTGCTGGACGGCTACACCAGGTTCTGGGAGCGGGCCGAGACCAAGCGGCACCTCTCTCTGGACTCCAAGGACCTGGTGGTCCACAACCTGGAGACGCTGAGTGGGCTCCTGCTGGCCAAGGGCGAGCCCTCGCGCCCGGAGACCTGGACTAAGTCCCTGTCCTGGCTGCGGCGGAAGGTCGCCCGCCTGGACTGGACGGTCGGCCTGAGGCTGCGCGAGATCTTCGGGGGCCGCTTCGAGTGCGAGGTGCCGGCCACCCTCTTCGAAACCTGCCGGCTCCCGGAGGGGGAGTGGACCTCGCGGCCCCTCCCGGCCTACGGCCCGGGCACCGGGCTGCTGGCCTGGATGGAGTGCTGCTGCGCCTCGGCGGCCACCCGCCGGCTGATGCTCGCCCTCCTGGCCGTCGGCGCGGACGGCCCCGACGAGGTCAGCTTCTTCAGCAAGGGCTTCCTGGTGGCCTTGGTGCAGGTCCTGCCCTGGTGCAGCCCCGGCGAGTGGGACTCCCTCCAGCGGGTGACCAGGAGCCTGCTGGAGAGGCAGCTCCTGCACGTCCCGTACGGGCTGGAGTACGTCCGCTTTATGCCGCTGCTCAACCTGAAGCCCTTCGCCCAGGACCTCCAGATGTCGGCGCTCCTCCTGAGGAGTTTTCAGTTCCTCTGCGGCCCCAGCTGCGCCTCCTGGCTCCCCCCGGACGGGTGGCATCACGTCGTCAGGCTGACGGTCACCGGCCTGAACGGCCTGCTGGAGTCGGTCAGGCGACGGTCGGCCTGCCCCCCGAGCCCGGGGCAGGAGAGCGGCCTGGTGCAGGAAGCCCTGTTTGTGTACATCCAGATGTTCTGCCACGTCCTTCACATCATGGCCATGCTGCCCCAGGGGGTGGGCGATCCGCTCTTCGTGCTGGTCCTGGAGCTCCTCTCCTCCTACGAAGCCCTGAGCAAGGCCGATCTCTCAGCCAGCTCCTTGCTCCGGAGAGCAAACGAGCGGCACTTCCTGCTGTCGATTGCCGAAAACGTTGGTCCCGAGGAGCAGCGCAAGACGCTGCTGCAGAAGATAAGCAACCTCTGA
- the GLOD4 gene encoding glyoxalase domain-containing protein 4 translates to MAAASRRALHFVFKVGDRPRTARFYRDLLGMQILRHEEFEEGCKATCNGPYDGKWSKTMVGYGPEDDHFVAELTYNYGVGNYKLGNDFMGLTLVSSQAVSNARKLEWPLREVSDGVFEAEAPGGYKFYLQDSEQPEADPVLKVTLGVSNLQNSVNYWANLLGMKVYEKEDDKQRALLGYADNQCKLELRGITGPVDHGTAFGRIAFSCPKDQLPNIEAVMKKENQKILTPLVSLDTPGKATVQVVILADPDGHEICFVGDEAFRELSRVDPGGSQLLDDAMAADKSEEWFAKNKMQKASA, encoded by the exons ATGGCGGCGGCGTCGCGTCGGGCCTTGCATTTCGTCTTCAAAGTGGGCGACCGGCCTCGCACGGCGCGTTTCTACCGGGACCTGCTCGGAATGCAG ATTCTGCGACACGAGGAGTTTGAGGAAGGCTGCAAAGCGACTTGTAACGG GCCTTATGATGGGAAATGGAGTAAGACCATGGTAGGCTACGGGCCAGAAGACGATCACTTTGTGGCAGAACTCACTTACAATTATGGCGTCGGCAACTATAAGCTTGGGAACGACTTCATG GGCCTCACCCTGGTGTCGAGTCAGGCCGTCAGCAACGCCCGGAAGCTGGAGTGGCCACTCAGAGAAGTCTCAGATGGGGTTTTTGAAGCTGAAGCCCCGGGCGGATACAAATTCTACCTCCAAGACAGTGAGCAGCCCGAAGCGG ACCCTGTGCTGAAAGTCACTCTGGGAGTGTCCAACCTGCAGAATTCCGTCAATTACTGGGCCAATCTGCTGGGAATGAAAGTTTACGAGAAGGAAGATGACAAACAAAGGGCTTTGCTGGGCTACGCGGACAACCAG TGTAAGCTGGAGCTGCGGGGCATCACAGGGCCGGTGGACCACGGCACCGCTTTCGGGAGGATCGCCTTCTCTTGCCCGAAGGACCAG ttACCAAACATTGAAGCTGTGATGAAAAAGGAGAATCAGAAGATTCTAACTCCTTTAGTGAGTCTGGACACGCCAGGAAAAGCCACCGTGCAAGTGGTTATTCTGGCGGACCCT GACGGACATGAAATCTGCTTTGTGGGGGACGAAGCGTTCCGAGAGCTTTCCAGGGTGGATCCCGGCGGAAGTCAACTGTTGGATGAC GCAATGGCAGCAGACAAAAGTGAAGAATGGTTTGCCAAAAACAAAATGCAGAAGGCTTCCGCTTAG